One Roseomonas gilardii subsp. gilardii genomic region harbors:
- a CDS encoding class I SAM-dependent methyltransferase, whose product MSDRTYGTWYRDTSREAAMEEGHRPLWRHFIDIVPETDLSTRDVLDFGCNRGGFLRLLHALKPFRHGLGVDIAEESIAAAQALKGVAPLDFAVATDLSRWRNSFDIAFSYEVIYLLPDLAAHAAGIHAALRPGGVYYAVTGCHTAMPLWPAWRELIGGITHAPVQDRSPEDYAAGFAEAGFDVSVRRFGYDGFVPAGKRSDYYPTLRDALAYPAEHKLLFRMVRREAA is encoded by the coding sequence ATGAGCGACAGGACCTATGGCACCTGGTACCGCGACACCTCGCGAGAGGCGGCGATGGAGGAAGGGCACCGCCCTCTCTGGCGCCACTTCATCGACATCGTGCCCGAGACCGACCTTTCGACGCGCGACGTGCTGGATTTCGGCTGCAACCGCGGCGGCTTCCTGCGCCTGCTGCACGCGCTGAAGCCGTTCCGCCACGGGCTGGGCGTCGATATCGCGGAGGAATCCATCGCGGCGGCCCAGGCCCTCAAGGGCGTCGCGCCGCTGGACTTCGCCGTGGCGACGGATCTCTCGCGCTGGCGGAACAGCTTCGACATCGCCTTCAGCTATGAGGTGATCTACCTGCTGCCGGACCTCGCGGCGCATGCCGCCGGCATCCATGCGGCACTGCGCCCGGGCGGCGTGTACTACGCCGTGACCGGCTGCCACACCGCGATGCCGCTCTGGCCCGCCTGGCGGGAGCTGATCGGCGGCATCACCCATGCGCCGGTGCAGGACCGCTCGCCGGAGGACTATGCCGCGGGCTTCGCCGAGGCGGGCTTCGACGTGTCCGTGCGGCGCTTCGGCTATGACGGCTTCGTGCCGGCGGGGAAGCGCAGCGACTACTACCCGACGCTGCGGGACGCCCTGGCCTATCCCGCCGAGCACAAGCTGCTGTTCCGCATGGTGCGGCGGGAGGCGGCCTGA
- a CDS encoding aldo/keto reductase has product MENLTQHGLRMPKLGFGTWPMTGAECEAAVKQALELGYRHLDTAERYENEDAVGAGLAASGVARGDVHLTTKVWWDHLAPQAMSEAMARSLEKLRTDYVDLYLIHWPAKDWDLPRSIEALVRLKEEGKARQIGVANFPRPLLRKVVEELKAPIACLQVEYHVTLGQSKLLDYARRHDIALTAYSLLARNKVAEIPEIQAIAKKHGATPAQVALKWLLDQEGVAAVPKAASRANQQANLDSLKLRLDDEDRAAIARLPKDQRMVSPDFAPDWSDGPEA; this is encoded by the coding sequence ATGGAAAACCTGACCCAACACGGGCTGCGCATGCCCAAACTGGGCTTCGGCACCTGGCCGATGACGGGCGCGGAATGCGAGGCCGCGGTGAAGCAGGCGCTGGAACTCGGCTACCGCCATCTCGACACGGCCGAGCGCTACGAGAACGAGGATGCGGTGGGCGCCGGCCTCGCCGCCTCCGGCGTGGCGCGCGGCGATGTGCACCTGACCACCAAGGTCTGGTGGGACCATCTGGCGCCGCAGGCGATGAGCGAGGCCATGGCGCGCAGCCTGGAAAAGCTGCGGACCGACTATGTGGACCTCTATCTGATCCACTGGCCGGCGAAGGACTGGGACCTGCCGCGCAGCATCGAGGCGCTGGTCCGTCTGAAGGAAGAGGGCAAGGCGCGCCAGATCGGCGTGGCGAACTTCCCGCGCCCGCTGCTGCGCAAGGTGGTGGAGGAGCTGAAGGCGCCGATCGCCTGCCTGCAGGTCGAGTACCATGTGACGCTCGGCCAGTCGAAGCTGCTGGACTATGCGCGCCGGCACGACATCGCGCTCACCGCCTACAGCCTCCTGGCCCGCAACAAGGTGGCGGAGATCCCCGAGATCCAGGCCATCGCGAAGAAGCACGGCGCCACCCCGGCGCAGGTCGCGCTGAAATGGCTGCTGGATCAGGAAGGGGTCGCGGCGGTGCCCAAGGCCGCCAGCCGCGCCAACCAGCAGGCCAACCTGGATTCGCTGAAGCTGCGGCTGGATGACGAGGACCGCGCCGCCATCGCGCGCCTGCCCAAGGACCAGCGGATGGTCAGCCCGGATTTCGCGCCGGACTGGAGTGACGGGCCGGAGGCCTGA